CTTCTCAGAATACAAAAAGAAATGTACTTTCTTATAATGGCAGTCTTTATTATAATCCTTCTTCAGAAAGCGTAAGAAATCTTATTATAAAAGGAACAGAAGAAATAGTTCAAAATTATGATGTGGATGGTATTCATATGGATGATTATTTTTATCCGGCTTTTACCGAAGAAAATGTAACTACCGCATTTGATGCTCCAGAGTATAAACAACAGATAAAATCGGATATGTCATCAACAGATTCTCAATCTTCTTCCTCAAATAAATCCTCAAATGAAATCTCTTTAGCAGATTGGAGACGTGATAACGTAAATCGACTGGTATCTGGAATTTATAAAGCTATAAAAGAAAACAATTCACAAGTCACTTTTGGAATCAGCCCTGCCGGAAATTTAGATAATCTGCGGAATGATTTAGAATACTATGTTGATATTGATACATGGGTATCCCAAAATGGATATGTCGATTATTTGATGCCACAGATTTATTGGGGATTTACGAACGAGACAGCACCTTTTGATAAAGTAACTGATGAGTGGGTTGCCCTCATGAAAGACTCCTCACAAAAACTATATATTGGACTTCAGCTTTACCGGATGGGTAGTACGGAGCCGGGACAGTCAGATAAAAAAGAGCTTCAAAAAGCCTCTTTACTAAAAAAAGAACTTTCCTATCTAAAAAAGCAGAAAAAAATAGAAGGATACTGCCTGTTTAGCTATCAGTATCTTGATTGTCAGAATAAAAAATATCATTTTGATGCAGAGCAATTTTCCACAAAAAGAAAAAAACTTTTAAATCAGATTGTAAAATCCTTAAAAAGCAATTCATAGTATCTGTTTGATAAAAGAAAAATTTACATTTTACGACAAATTTCATTCCACTATTGGAAGATTTATGATATATTAAAAAAGAAAAAATATATAAAATACATTCGGTGGAGGAAAAACATGAAGAAAACAAAATTACGACTCTTGTTACTCTTGCTTTTTATTGGAGGGCTCATTATCCTTCCACAAAAAGCCAAAGCTGCTGAGATTATTCCGGTAAATATTTCCGTAAAATACGGACAGACGGAAGCTCGAACAATTTTTGATATGATTAATGAGATGCGAACAAACCCTGACGATGCGTGGTGTTGGGATGCATATGACAATGAAAAAATCCCTTGTCCGAACTTAGAAGAACTTAAGTATGACTACGATCTTGAACGAGTAGCTATGAAACGTGCTGCGGAAATTGCATTATCTTATGAGCATGAACGTCCAATGGGGGGTAAAGTTTGGGACGTTTATAATGAAGAAAACATTAAATGGCTTGCAGCCGGTGAAAATATCTCTGTTGGTCATACAACGGCTGCCGAAGCAAATCTTGGTTGGAGAGAAGATGATAAGACTTATGCTGGACAGGGACATCGTAGAAATATGCTTTCTTCCGATTATAATTGTGTCGGAATTGGACACGTTTATTATAATGGAGTACATTACTGGGTAGAAGTATTTGCAAATAGACCGGAGATAAATACAACGGAAATTCCGGCAAACGACAGTACAGAAACGGTTTCAGTTTCTGTAGATAAAAAGAAAATCAAAAAGGTCGATGTAACATTTGACCAAGATTCCTATTCCTTACGAATAGGAGAGAACATAACACCAATAATTACAGAGACCCGAATAGATGTTGTTAATTTCTCGTCACAGGGAAGAGGCTTAGCACCTGTTCTGGATACCCCTGTTGTCTCAATAGACGATTCCTCAGTAGCATCCTATAACAATAATCAGCTTTCTGGTTTAAAGGAGGGTACAACAAATCTGAGAGCAACCCTTTATGGTATGACTGCATCAGGTTCGACAGTATCTGTCCATGATTGTAAGAATCATTGGGGCACTGGAAAAGTTACTAAAAA
This Anaerobutyricum hallii DNA region includes the following protein-coding sequences:
- a CDS encoding glycoside hydrolase family 10 protein: MKKFIENIIIIMVLTVAILFSYAVMEKKISGKSSSEFINFLFNTQEKASDNKNTDKTSIEDSIEQERKQSDTMDYKAVWLSYLEFNSYRKSVKNNNEKNFRKFYKYILQRIKLLGFNRIIVQVRPFGDALYESQYFPWAACISGKQGKNPGYDPLKIMTEMSHQENIAIEAWINPYRISSGDSIQSLSKTNPAKIWFSSQNTKRNVLSYNGSLYYNPSSESVRNLIIKGTEEIVQNYDVDGIHMDDYFYPAFTEENVTTAFDAPEYKQQIKSDMSSTDSQSSSSNKSSNEISLADWRRDNVNRLVSGIYKAIKENNSQVTFGISPAGNLDNLRNDLEYYVDIDTWVSQNGYVDYLMPQIYWGFTNETAPFDKVTDEWVALMKDSSQKLYIGLQLYRMGSTEPGQSDKKELQKASLLKKELSYLKKQKKIEGYCLFSYQYLDCQNKKYHFDAEQFSTKRKKLLNQIVKSLKSNS
- a CDS encoding CAP domain-containing protein translates to MKKTKLRLLLLLLFIGGLIILPQKAKAAEIIPVNISVKYGQTEARTIFDMINEMRTNPDDAWCWDAYDNEKIPCPNLEELKYDYDLERVAMKRAAEIALSYEHERPMGGKVWDVYNEENIKWLAAGENISVGHTTAAEANLGWREDDKTYAGQGHRRNMLSSDYNCVGIGHVYYNGVHYWVEVFANRPEINTTEIPANDSTETVSVSVDKKKIKKVDVTFDQDSYSLRIGENITPIITETRIDVVNFSSQGRGLAPVLDTPVVSIDDSSVASYNNNQLSGLKEGTTNLRATLYGMTASGSTVSVHDCKNHWGTGKVTKKPTCTEPGEKTFTCSICKSTKKESVPCNWT